The following proteins come from a genomic window of Brevibacillus antibioticus:
- a CDS encoding cell division protein SepF codes for MGVMNKLMGFLGLENEEYIEETTTVEEEREEQESSHKRQPTGRANNVVPFQAREKEGIRLILCEPRHYSDAQDIADNLRHRRPVVVNLHRVEKDQAKRIIDFLSGTVYALNGDIQKVGDTIFVCTPDHVDIQGTISSVLEE; via the coding sequence ATGGGTGTTATGAATAAATTGATGGGGTTTCTGGGGTTAGAAAACGAGGAATACATCGAAGAGACAACTACGGTCGAAGAGGAAAGAGAAGAGCAAGAATCCTCGCACAAACGCCAGCCGACGGGTCGAGCTAACAACGTGGTGCCGTTTCAAGCACGGGAAAAGGAGGGAATCCGTTTGATTCTCTGTGAACCCCGTCATTACAGTGACGCACAGGATATCGCAGACAACCTGCGTCATCGTAGACCCGTTGTGGTTAACCTCCATCGCGTGGAAAAAGACCAAGCCAAGAGAATTATCGACTTTTTAAGCGGGACGGTCTACGCATTAAACGGCGATATCCAAAAGGTCGGAGACACGATCTTCGTGTGCACGCCTGACCATGTAGATATTCAGGGTACGATCTCCAGTGTGTTGGAAGAGTAG
- a CDS encoding small basic family protein → MWLPLIGLIVGLVVGFLLDWRVPQEYSSYLSIALLAGLDTIFGGIRSFLERTFNVRIFMSGFFFNTLFAAGLAFIGGFLGIDLYLAAIVAFGVRLFNNLAVIRRIVLSKWINQQE, encoded by the coding sequence ATGTGGCTCCCGCTTATCGGATTGATTGTCGGTCTTGTTGTCGGCTTCCTACTGGATTGGCGTGTGCCCCAGGAGTATAGCAGCTATCTATCAATAGCCCTCTTGGCTGGATTGGATACGATCTTTGGGGGGATTCGTTCGTTTTTAGAACGTACTTTTAACGTTCGTATTTTCATGTCTGGATTCTTTTTCAACACACTTTTTGCAGCAGGCTTGGCCTTCATCGGAGGGTTCTTGGGGATTGATCTGTATTTGGCTGCGATCGTGGCTTTCGGGGTCCGCTTGTTTAACAATCTCGCAGTCATTAGGAGAATTGTTCTATCTAAATGGATCAATCAGCAAGAATAA
- the ftsZ gene encoding cell division protein FtsZ codes for MLEFDMDMESFARIKVIGCGGGGSNAVNRMIAGGVKGVEFITLNTDAQALQLSSADIKLQIGEKLTRGLGAGANPEIGKKAAEESRDLIENALRGADMVFVTAGMGGGTGTGAAPVVAEIAKEMGALTVGVVTRPFSFEGRRRSQHGEIGIAALKEKVDTLIVIPNDRLLEIVDKNTPMLEAFREVDNVLRQGVQGISDLIAVPGLINLDFADVKTIMTERGSALMGIGVSSGENRAAEAARRAISSPLLETAIDGARGVLMNITGGTNLSLYEVNEAADIVSSASDPDVNMIFGAVINEDLKNELVVTVIATGFEHSQRAAEAPRRQQQPINTPGNRPTPVSNTNNSRAKEEEEDKSFFSMGNLDNLDIPAFLRNRRRNKN; via the coding sequence ATGCTGGAATTTGATATGGATATGGAATCCTTTGCACGAATTAAAGTTATTGGTTGCGGGGGCGGAGGTAGCAACGCAGTTAACCGAATGATCGCAGGTGGAGTAAAGGGTGTAGAATTCATTACCTTGAACACCGACGCGCAAGCACTTCAGCTCTCTAGTGCAGATATCAAGCTGCAAATCGGGGAAAAGCTGACACGTGGACTTGGAGCGGGTGCGAATCCTGAGATCGGTAAAAAAGCTGCGGAGGAAAGCCGTGATTTGATTGAAAACGCTCTGCGTGGAGCTGACATGGTATTCGTAACTGCCGGTATGGGTGGTGGTACGGGTACAGGTGCAGCACCTGTTGTTGCAGAGATCGCTAAGGAAATGGGCGCTCTTACCGTTGGTGTAGTAACCCGTCCGTTCTCCTTCGAGGGTCGCAGACGTTCCCAGCACGGTGAGATCGGTATCGCTGCTCTGAAAGAAAAAGTAGACACACTGATCGTGATTCCTAACGACCGTCTCTTGGAAATCGTTGACAAAAATACACCAATGCTCGAAGCGTTCCGCGAAGTTGACAACGTACTGCGACAAGGGGTTCAAGGTATTTCCGACCTGATTGCAGTACCTGGACTGATCAACTTGGACTTCGCTGACGTGAAGACGATCATGACTGAGCGCGGTTCTGCTCTCATGGGTATCGGTGTAAGTAGCGGCGAAAATCGTGCGGCTGAAGCAGCTCGTCGCGCTATTTCCAGCCCACTGCTTGAAACTGCGATTGATGGTGCACGTGGTGTTCTCATGAACATCACAGGTGGTACTAACTTGAGCTTGTACGAAGTAAACGAAGCAGCTGACATCGTATCTTCTGCATCGGACCCGGATGTTAACATGATTTTCGGTGCAGTGATTAATGAGGATCTGAAAAATGAATTGGTAGTGACCGTGATTGCAACGGGCTTCGAGCATAGTCAACGCGCGGCGGAAGCTCCTCGCCGTCAGCAACAGCCGATCAACACGCCTGGCAATCGTCCGACACCAGTTTCTAATACGAATAACAGCCGTGCGAAGGAAGAAGAGGAAGACAAGTCCTTCTTCTCCATGGGCAACCTGGATAATCTGGATATTCCAGCATTCCTGCGCAATCGCCGCCGCAACAAAAACTAA
- a CDS encoding YlmC/YmxH family sporulation protein codes for MVKISDFQTKEVVNILDGKRLGQISDLEIDLRHGRVEAIVVPGPGKFLGFFSAGNDYVIPWRNIVKIGKDVVLVRMEEALKVEVKTSAGDEY; via the coding sequence ATGGTAAAAATCTCTGACTTCCAGACCAAAGAAGTGGTAAATATTCTCGATGGGAAACGGCTTGGGCAAATTTCAGATTTGGAGATCGATCTGCGTCACGGGCGCGTAGAGGCTATCGTCGTACCGGGACCAGGCAAGTTTCTCGGCTTCTTTTCTGCTGGGAACGATTATGTCATTCCTTGGCGCAACATTGTGAAGATCGGGAAAGATGTGGTGCTTGTTCGGATGGAAGAAGCACTTAAAGTTGAAGTGAAAACTTCTGCTGGAGATGAATACTAA
- a CDS encoding DUF881 domain-containing protein → MSRRRKFHLYLTIVTFSTGFLVATSFETNKLTRKERMNDQLFQQETQLNDRILAEKEQNRHLENQLLDLQRQVGKVEEAMAERKSEAADTLSQLDAARMLAGVVAVEGPGIVITMQDSQNAANSADIANYIVHEQDVRLVVNELRAAGAEAISINGQRVVSNSEIRCIGPTIIVNGIKSAAPFVVTAIGNPDTLDSALNLPGGVLHSLQDFVHISVAKKERVELPAFVGDAKTKHS, encoded by the coding sequence ATGAGTCGTCGTCGCAAATTTCATTTATATTTAACCATCGTGACGTTTTCTACCGGCTTTCTAGTGGCCACTTCCTTCGAAACGAACAAGCTTACGCGCAAAGAACGGATGAATGATCAGCTGTTCCAACAGGAAACGCAATTGAATGACCGGATTTTAGCTGAGAAGGAGCAAAATCGGCATCTGGAAAATCAACTGCTCGATTTGCAGCGTCAGGTGGGAAAAGTGGAAGAGGCGATGGCGGAGCGTAAATCGGAGGCTGCTGATACACTCAGTCAACTGGATGCAGCGCGGATGCTGGCAGGGGTAGTCGCTGTCGAAGGTCCGGGTATCGTCATAACGATGCAGGATAGCCAGAATGCAGCGAACAGCGCAGACATCGCAAACTACATCGTGCATGAGCAGGACGTACGCCTGGTCGTCAATGAACTTCGTGCAGCAGGAGCAGAGGCCATTAGCATTAACGGACAGCGTGTGGTGAGCAATTCCGAGATTCGTTGCATTGGACCCACGATCATCGTAAACGGCATCAAGTCGGCCGCTCCATTCGTAGTAACAGCGATAGGGAACCCGGATACACTAGACAGTGCTTTGAACTTGCCGGGGGGTGTTTTGCACTCCTTGCAAGATTTTGTCCATATAAGCGTAGCCAAAAAAGAGAGGGTCGAGCTACCTGCCTTTGTTGGTGACGCGAAAACGAAACACTCCTAA
- the pgeF gene encoding peptidoglycan editing factor PgeF produces MREPFVRVEDKSILSLTEWEQQFPGLVAGFTIRSGGESEQPYGSFNMGLHVGDESANVVANRRKLAEQVGMPFSAWTCADQVHGNQVCQVTAGGAGKESLEDVISATDGLFTLEKGVMLTSFYADCVPLYFLDPQSGAIGLAHAGWKGTVGRIAEEMVKAMSKHYEAKPEDIFVAIGPSIGGCCYEVDERIMTQVRACAGDWEKAVISSTGERYMLDLRQLNTEILLETGISSGHIFSTDWCTSCRTDFFFSHRKEAGIQGTTGRMASYIGWKENL; encoded by the coding sequence ATGAGAGAACCATTTGTCAGGGTAGAGGATAAGTCAATCCTATCGTTAACAGAGTGGGAGCAACAATTTCCTGGACTAGTGGCGGGGTTTACCATTCGCTCAGGCGGGGAAAGTGAACAACCGTACGGGTCTTTTAATATGGGGCTGCATGTGGGTGATGAATCTGCGAATGTAGTAGCCAATAGACGCAAGCTGGCAGAACAAGTCGGGATGCCATTTTCGGCGTGGACATGCGCCGATCAGGTGCATGGTAACCAGGTATGTCAGGTTACAGCAGGCGGAGCGGGAAAAGAAAGTCTGGAGGACGTCATATCTGCAACAGATGGTTTGTTTACCCTTGAAAAAGGAGTCATGCTGACCTCGTTTTATGCAGATTGTGTTCCTCTCTATTTTCTAGACCCCCAATCAGGTGCAATCGGACTTGCACACGCAGGCTGGAAGGGGACGGTGGGCCGTATTGCCGAGGAAATGGTGAAGGCAATGTCGAAGCACTATGAGGCAAAGCCAGAGGACATTTTCGTCGCAATTGGACCATCCATTGGCGGCTGTTGCTATGAAGTCGATGAGCGAATCATGACACAGGTACGTGCTTGTGCAGGCGATTGGGAAAAAGCAGTGATCTCCTCCACAGGGGAGCGGTATATGCTGGACCTTCGTCAGCTGAACACAGAGATATTGCTCGAAACAGGAATTTCTTCCGGGCATATTTTCTCGACGGATTGGTGTACAAGCTGCAGAACAGACTTCTTTTTCTCACATCGCAAGGAAGCTGGGATACAAGGAACTACCGGACGCATGGCTTCCTATATCGGCTGGAAGGAAAACCTATAG
- a CDS encoding YggT family protein, whose translation MKVFVDILDFAFTVYQYMIIAYILMSWVPQMRSTGIGQLLERLVEPYLAPFRRFIPPLGFIDISPIVALIALRFAQSGLYAILDQIMF comes from the coding sequence ATGAAAGTTTTCGTAGATATTTTAGATTTTGCCTTTACAGTATATCAATACATGATAATTGCTTACATTTTGATGTCATGGGTTCCTCAAATGAGAAGTACAGGCATTGGACAGTTACTGGAAAGACTGGTTGAGCCTTATTTGGCACCATTCCGCCGGTTTATCCCACCGCTCGGCTTCATCGATATCTCCCCAATTGTCGCATTGATTGCACTGCGCTTTGCCCAATCTGGCCTGTATGCCATTTTGGACCAAATCATGTTCTAG
- the spoIIGA gene encoding sigma-E processing peptidase SpoIIGA produces the protein MVVYLDIILLLNVAIDTLLLWFTAYFRKERMVWWRMILASLFGSAYLVFFFFPVFSSMYQWWVKLLFSVIVLWIAFGNRRLLSFAQNLIIFYFVAFVFGGGVLGLQYFLAPQSEIVNGLVVTHNDGFGVGFKPTLGIVLLGFILIFFLGKKSYRAIQEPRRIETFLVDVVVTLAGEKVICRGLVDTGNQLHEPITRIPVMIMENRMFAHLLPPSLLRQADENGGVWEKLDGSWDHLPLEWQSRVRLIPYRSVSRGMDFLLAIKPDHVMVVQDGIRFETERVLIGLNPIPLAADGKYQAIVHPAMMETYTEESTFILKREG, from the coding sequence GTGGTTGTGTATCTTGATATCATTCTACTCCTGAATGTGGCTATTGATACCTTGTTACTCTGGTTTACTGCTTATTTTCGTAAAGAGCGCATGGTGTGGTGGAGAATGATACTTGCTTCTCTGTTTGGCTCCGCGTATCTGGTCTTTTTCTTTTTTCCTGTGTTTTCTTCGATGTATCAATGGTGGGTCAAACTGCTCTTTTCTGTCATCGTGCTTTGGATTGCTTTTGGGAACAGGAGGTTGTTGTCCTTTGCGCAAAACTTGATCATTTTTTACTTTGTCGCATTTGTGTTCGGAGGGGGAGTGCTTGGGCTACAGTATTTTTTGGCACCGCAGAGTGAGATTGTAAATGGATTGGTCGTCACGCATAATGATGGGTTTGGTGTTGGGTTCAAGCCAACCTTGGGGATTGTTCTGCTCGGTTTTATCCTGATCTTTTTCCTTGGGAAAAAGAGCTACCGCGCGATTCAGGAGCCGCGAAGAATCGAAACCTTTCTCGTCGATGTAGTCGTTACGCTGGCAGGGGAAAAAGTCATTTGCCGTGGACTTGTGGATACAGGAAACCAGCTCCATGAACCGATTACACGCATACCCGTCATGATTATGGAAAATCGCATGTTCGCACATTTGCTTCCGCCGTCGCTTCTCCGACAAGCCGATGAAAACGGTGGAGTGTGGGAGAAGCTGGACGGATCTTGGGACCATTTGCCCCTAGAATGGCAGTCTCGGGTACGCTTGATCCCGTATCGTAGCGTGTCAAGAGGAATGGATTTTTTACTCGCAATCAAGCCAGACCATGTCATGGTCGTGCAAGACGGGATTCGTTTTGAAACAGAACGGGTGCTAATCGGGCTTAACCCGATCCCATTGGCCGCAGACGGCAAGTATCAGGCCATCGTGCACCCAGCCATGATGGAAACTTATACAGAGGAATCAACCTTTATTCTCAAACGGGAGGGCTAA
- the sigE gene encoding RNA polymerase sporulation sigma factor SigE yields MYVKLRLQLQLTWYRILLWLGVRAEEVYYIGGSEALPPPLTREEEELLLGRLPSGDPAVRGMLIERNLRLVVYIARKFENTGINIEDLVSIGTIGLIKAVNTFDPDKNIKLATYASRCIENEILMYLRRNNKIRSEVSFDEPLNIDWDGNELLLSDVLGTENDTIYKNIEDQVDRKLLKKALDKLSDRERIIMELRFGLAGEEEKTQKDVADLLGISQSYISRLEKRIIKRLRKEFNKMV; encoded by the coding sequence ATGTATGTAAAACTTCGCCTACAACTCCAATTGACCTGGTACCGAATCTTGCTCTGGCTTGGTGTACGCGCCGAAGAAGTCTATTATATTGGCGGGAGTGAAGCATTGCCTCCACCGTTGACCAGAGAAGAAGAGGAGCTGCTGCTCGGACGACTGCCGTCTGGTGATCCGGCTGTCCGGGGTATGCTCATTGAACGCAATCTTCGTCTGGTCGTTTACATCGCCCGCAAGTTTGAGAATACGGGAATTAACATTGAGGATTTGGTCAGCATTGGCACCATCGGCTTGATCAAGGCAGTGAATACTTTTGATCCAGACAAGAACATCAAGCTGGCAACGTATGCTTCTCGTTGTATCGAAAACGAAATCCTCATGTATCTTCGTCGCAATAATAAAATTCGTTCAGAGGTATCTTTTGATGAACCGCTTAACATTGACTGGGATGGCAATGAGCTGTTGCTCTCCGATGTTTTGGGTACAGAGAATGACACGATCTATAAAAACATCGAGGACCAAGTGGATCGAAAGCTTCTGAAAAAAGCACTGGATAAACTGTCTGACCGCGAGAGAATTATCATGGAGCTACGCTTCGGTTTAGCTGGGGAAGAGGAAAAGACACAAAAGGATGTAGCAGATTTGTTAGGAATCTCACAGTCGTATATTTCGCGTTTGGAAAAGCGAATTATAAAACGGTTACGAAAAGAATTCAACAAGATGGTCTAA
- a CDS encoding YggS family pyridoxal phosphate-dependent enzyme, with translation MTKEQELLKERLQSIEARIQAACDRANRKREEVKIIAVTKYVDADAIGDLLAVGVENIGENRVQDALPKHQLHGDKGIWHFIGHLQTNKAKEVVGRFPYIHSLDRLSLAQELNRRGEALDHVVKCFLQINISAEETKFGLSPNDVLAFLRETSNMKHISIVGLMTMAPVVENQEEAREVFRGLYEWKQRINEMAFPHAQVEELSMGMSSDFEVAIEEGATYIRLGSVLVKPE, from the coding sequence ATGACCAAGGAACAAGAACTGTTAAAAGAGCGACTGCAATCTATCGAGGCAAGAATTCAGGCTGCTTGCGATCGGGCGAACCGTAAACGTGAAGAAGTAAAAATTATTGCCGTGACCAAGTATGTCGACGCAGATGCCATTGGGGACTTGCTCGCTGTAGGCGTAGAGAATATCGGGGAAAATCGCGTACAGGATGCCCTGCCCAAGCACCAGCTACACGGCGATAAAGGGATCTGGCATTTTATCGGGCACCTCCAGACAAACAAGGCAAAAGAAGTCGTGGGACGATTCCCGTACATCCATTCTCTGGACAGACTATCTTTGGCACAAGAGCTGAATCGACGTGGTGAAGCGCTGGATCATGTCGTAAAATGCTTTTTGCAGATCAATATATCCGCCGAAGAGACAAAATTTGGGCTTAGTCCCAATGACGTATTGGCTTTTTTGCGCGAAACCAGTAATATGAAACATATAAGTATCGTTGGATTAATGACGATGGCGCCTGTTGTCGAAAACCAAGAGGAAGCCAGAGAGGTGTTCCGTGGACTCTATGAGTGGAAGCAACGGATTAACGAAATGGCATTCCCACATGCACAGGTGGAAGAACTGTCCATGGGCATGTCTAGTGATTTTGAAGTGGCCATTGAAGAGGGAGCTACATATATTCGTTTAGGATCGGTATTGGTCAAGCCGGAGTAA
- the ftsA gene encoding cell division protein FtsA, which translates to MVSNELIVSLDIGTSKVRVMIGEINNGSINIIGVGQSHSEGIKKGVIVDIDQTVHAIREAVDHAERMVGVSIEEVYVGITGNHIDLHETQGVVAVSSEDREIREEDIQRVIQAAKVVAIPPDREIIEVVPKEYIVDGQGSIKDPRGMIGVRLEMEGTIVTGLKTVVHNIVRCTQRTNLRVAGIFLQPLAASTVALSKDDKNMGVVLVDIGAGSTTIGVFEQGKLTATTVIGIGGDHITSDISLGLRTHTDVADRVKTKHGCALIDEASEDVKFKVNRIGSEVEKQFTQVDLANIIEPRAAEIFQLVEDAVYKLGYRDEIAGGYVLTGGTVAMPGMLELAKEELNAPVRIAIPDYIGVRDPAYTTGVGLIQYALQLMERRSIRVTPSFKGTQKQTVSSKPKEGGGLMEKVKNWFSEFI; encoded by the coding sequence TTGGTAAGCAATGAACTCATAGTCAGCCTAGACATTGGAACATCCAAAGTACGCGTCATGATCGGCGAGATCAACAATGGTTCCATTAACATCATCGGCGTCGGACAATCACACTCAGAAGGTATCAAGAAGGGCGTGATTGTAGACATCGACCAAACCGTGCATGCCATCCGAGAAGCAGTTGATCATGCGGAACGCATGGTTGGCGTTTCAATCGAAGAAGTGTATGTGGGTATCACTGGAAACCATATCGATCTGCATGAAACCCAAGGGGTTGTCGCTGTATCCAGCGAAGACCGTGAGATACGAGAAGAAGATATTCAACGCGTAATTCAGGCAGCGAAGGTTGTGGCTATTCCTCCGGACCGTGAAATCATCGAGGTAGTCCCTAAGGAATACATCGTTGATGGACAAGGGAGCATTAAGGACCCACGTGGGATGATTGGTGTCCGACTGGAAATGGAAGGGACCATTGTGACCGGGTTGAAAACGGTCGTACATAACATCGTTCGCTGTACTCAACGAACCAATCTACGTGTAGCTGGAATATTCTTGCAACCGCTTGCGGCTAGCACTGTTGCTCTATCCAAAGATGACAAAAATATGGGTGTCGTTCTTGTCGACATCGGTGCGGGTTCTACCACGATCGGTGTATTTGAGCAGGGGAAGCTGACAGCGACCACCGTGATCGGCATCGGTGGCGACCACATTACGAGCGATATTTCACTCGGACTGAGAACGCATACAGATGTGGCAGATCGTGTGAAAACCAAACACGGCTGTGCCCTTATTGACGAAGCATCTGAAGATGTGAAATTCAAGGTGAACCGGATTGGCAGTGAAGTCGAAAAGCAATTTACGCAAGTGGATTTGGCCAATATTATCGAGCCGCGCGCTGCAGAAATATTCCAATTAGTCGAGGATGCTGTATACAAATTGGGCTACCGCGACGAAATTGCAGGTGGCTATGTTCTTACGGGTGGTACCGTGGCTATGCCGGGCATGTTGGAATTGGCAAAAGAAGAATTGAACGCACCTGTGCGAATTGCGATTCCTGATTACATCGGAGTGAGAGATCCTGCCTACACCACCGGGGTAGGTTTGATTCAATATGCCTTGCAGTTGATGGAGCGCCGCAGCATTCGCGTCACCCCCTCATTCAAGGGCACTCAGAAGCAAACCGTCTCGTCTAAGCCCAAAGAAGGCGGCGGTTTGATGGAAAAAGTGAAAAACTGGTTTAGCGAATTTATTTAA
- a CDS encoding DUF881 domain-containing protein, translated as MLQKSRKITFILAIISAIIGVMLTVQLRSSLHPVHKESRSIAELRTTLQKELEKHKNLLADISKYNQLYYQYETSLSEDESISVMKEELARTRRMAGMVGMEGEGIVLDVVDAHTPEAPVADEHMPVPVVGDYTIDDEDLRWLVNILFANGAQAVSINGHRLIATTAIRNVGDVIQIDTRTIRAPYEIKALGEPEVLLSALKLEGVEDNFQLANKKVLAEKRDKLMISANNETRVIQFMKPVKQKGDS; from the coding sequence ATGTTACAAAAAAGCCGTAAAATCACATTTATTCTTGCCATTATTAGTGCTATCATAGGTGTGATGTTGACTGTGCAATTACGAAGCAGTCTGCATCCTGTTCATAAAGAGTCTCGCAGCATCGCGGAACTTCGGACCACGTTGCAAAAAGAACTGGAGAAACACAAAAACCTGCTCGCAGACATTTCAAAGTATAATCAACTATACTACCAATACGAAACCTCACTCAGTGAAGATGAAAGTATCTCCGTTATGAAAGAGGAGTTGGCACGGACTCGCCGAATGGCTGGTATGGTAGGGATGGAGGGAGAAGGCATCGTGCTCGATGTTGTCGATGCCCATACGCCTGAAGCACCAGTTGCGGATGAACATATGCCTGTGCCAGTTGTAGGCGACTATACGATTGACGATGAAGATTTGCGCTGGTTGGTAAATATCCTGTTTGCAAACGGAGCACAAGCTGTTTCCATTAATGGTCATCGACTGATTGCTACCACTGCGATCCGCAATGTGGGAGACGTCATCCAAATCGATACCAGGACGATCAGGGCTCCGTATGAGATAAAAGCATTGGGGGAGCCTGAAGTATTGTTGTCCGCATTGAAGCTGGAGGGCGTAGAGGATAACTTCCAGCTGGCGAATAAAAAGGTGCTGGCAGAAAAACGGGACAAGCTGATGATTTCAGCGAATAACGAAACACGTGTCATTCAATTTATGAAACCTGTGAAACAAAAAGGAGATTCGTAA
- the sigG gene encoding RNA polymerase sporulation sigma factor SigG: protein MTRNKVEICGVDTSKLPVLTNKEMRELFERLQSGELAAREKLVNGNLRLVLSVIQRFNNRGEFVDDLFQVGCIGLMKAIDNFDLGQNVKFSTYAVPMIIGEIRRYLRDNNPIRVSRSLRDIAYKALQVRDNLTNKHSREPTIIEISQELNVAKEDVVFALDAIQDPVSLFEPIYQDGGDPIYVMDQISDEKNKDVTWVEEIALREGMQRLGDREKMILSMRFYEGKTQMEVAEEIGISQAQVSRLEKAAIAHMQKHVQS, encoded by the coding sequence GTGACGCGCAATAAGGTAGAGATATGCGGGGTAGATACCTCCAAGCTTCCGGTGTTGACAAACAAAGAGATGCGGGAATTGTTTGAGCGCCTGCAAAGTGGGGAGCTGGCAGCACGCGAGAAGCTGGTCAACGGCAACTTGCGACTGGTGCTAAGCGTAATCCAACGGTTCAACAATCGCGGAGAGTTCGTGGATGACTTGTTTCAAGTGGGCTGCATCGGGTTGATGAAGGCGATCGACAACTTTGATCTCGGACAAAATGTGAAGTTTTCCACGTATGCTGTACCGATGATCATCGGAGAAATTCGACGCTATTTACGGGACAACAATCCGATTCGCGTTTCCCGCTCTTTGCGAGACATCGCGTACAAGGCCTTGCAGGTACGTGACAATCTGACCAACAAACATTCGCGAGAGCCTACCATTATCGAGATTTCTCAGGAATTGAACGTAGCCAAAGAAGACGTCGTGTTTGCACTCGATGCCATCCAAGATCCGGTTTCCTTGTTTGAACCGATTTATCAGGATGGTGGCGATCCAATTTACGTCATGGATCAGATTAGTGACGAGAAGAACAAAGATGTCACGTGGGTAGAGGAAATTGCACTTCGTGAGGGAATGCAGCGGCTAGGTGACCGAGAAAAAATGATATTATCCATGCGATTTTACGAAGGAAAAACGCAGATGGAAGTAGCAGAGGAAATCGGTATCTCACAGGCACAGGTCTCCCGATTAGAAAAAGCGGCAATTGCCCATATGCAAAAGCACGTTCAATCGTAA
- a CDS encoding RNA-binding protein produces MSIFDHFSKEERPFVERALEMLTQVERKQAMRLTDFVDPRQLMIIQSLSSQVRDVKVSPYGGYEGAERVRIIIHPEYLPVEPDDYRLTLLAIKADQRFHVLEHRDVMGAMLGVGMKREKFGDMLTDSAGSYAIVAEEVADFVCTQVTQIHRTSVQFERVAWEAFTPPAPKFVEKTITVPSPRMDAIIGEVHNMSRAKALVPIRAGKVKINWKVIEDPSYQLQMGDMVSLAGHGRFKILEVSGPTRSGRLRMIVGLVT; encoded by the coding sequence ATGAGCATATTTGACCATTTTTCAAAAGAAGAACGTCCCTTTGTTGAACGGGCGCTGGAAATGCTGACGCAAGTAGAGCGGAAGCAGGCCATGCGCCTTACTGATTTTGTAGACCCTAGGCAGTTGATGATTATTCAGAGTCTATCCTCACAAGTAAGAGATGTGAAGGTTTCTCCATATGGAGGATACGAGGGTGCCGAGCGAGTTCGTATTATCATCCACCCGGAGTATCTCCCTGTCGAGCCTGATGATTATCGCCTTACCTTATTGGCAATCAAGGCAGATCAGCGCTTTCATGTGCTGGAGCATCGAGATGTGATGGGGGCGATGCTGGGTGTCGGGATGAAGCGGGAGAAATTCGGAGATATGTTGACGGATTCAGCCGGCAGCTATGCGATTGTAGCAGAGGAAGTTGCTGATTTTGTCTGTACGCAGGTGACGCAAATTCATCGGACATCTGTTCAGTTTGAGCGGGTAGCATGGGAGGCGTTTACACCGCCTGCACCCAAGTTTGTAGAGAAAACGATCACCGTTCCATCACCACGAATGGACGCGATAATCGGAGAAGTACACAATATGTCTCGCGCAAAAGCACTGGTGCCAATTCGAGCGGGAAAAGTAAAAATCAACTGGAAAGTAATCGAAGACCCGTCTTATCAACTCCAAATGGGCGATATGGTTTCTCTTGCAGGTCATGGTCGGTTCAAAATTCTTGAAGTATCAGGCCCAACACGCAGCGGAAGACTTCGCATGATTGTCGGACTGGTTACATAA